A region from the Parasphingopyxis sp. CP4 genome encodes:
- a CDS encoding efflux RND transporter permease subunit: protein MSRYAPPGSTHVDNTQGGGAVGYMARNGVAANLLAIFLLIAGVMAYGSIVQEVFPESSLDTVSVSVIYPGATPEEVEESIVQKIEEAVESVEGVKEVSSTAAEGVGTVRVELELGTNVARALDDIKSEVDQIQTFPADAEEPDVRELTTRQSVMQIALYGDVSENALKRLAYQLEDQIAALSEVSYVETSSVRDYEVSIEVPQESLRAYGLSLTDISRTVAASSLDSPAGSIDTASEEVRIRTIGQNYGQSDFEEIVLISRSDGTTIRLGDVARVVDAFEDNDLSAFYNGTPVAFVEVFRTSDERVLDIARQVETYLAEEFAPTLPENISYAIWDDDSEIFEDRLSLLLKNAGIGLVLVLAALTLFLNIRLAMWVAFGISVTFVGAIAVLDLVGSSINMFSLFGFILALGLVVDDAIVVGENIYAERERGRRGLSASILGARRVTVPVIFAVLTTIAAFSPLFAIGGVFGKILFDVPLVIVTVLALSLVECLLVLPNHLSHLPPPDHVSKSRVTLFFDRLQKGVDVRFQQFVDGPLDKALNFAVNAPSIILAGGIALIILFMALVPAGILKVQFFPDVEGDIVRATLEMPAGTPAERTAEIALFIEDRGREAMAELQGSQPEDSPQLTQGIYRTIGQTSTRGGPEGGSTNSGANRAGVQFSLLPGDERNVSAATFEEMWRDAVGPIPEARSLVFASDLFSAGAPVSVELSHPDAITLTRISEDLMRELSRFQGVFDIETDQDAGLQEIQLRLKPAARTLGVTLQDVAGQVRAAFFGDEAVRVQRGREDVRVYIRLPEEERNSIVDVERFRVRVPGGEVALSEIADVTFGESPSVISRLDGRRVVTVSANVDTSVVTGQEISQQLERETLPNLRRDHPQLLYDFGGEQAEQADSFGDLGMAFLIAVLMIYILLAVPFKSYVQPLIIIAAIPFGIIGAIIGHLVLGLSLGILSMFGIIGLSGVIVNGSLILIDFINERLDEGDEIKTAIITAAKARFRPIALTSVTTFLGVAPITFETSLQAQFLIPMSASLGFGVLFGTVLLMLLIPALAMLQYRASARIRRMLGRSEEPQPATG from the coding sequence ATGAGCCGCTACGCGCCTCCCGGATCGACCCATGTCGATAACACGCAAGGCGGCGGCGCGGTCGGCTATATGGCGCGCAATGGCGTGGCTGCGAACCTGTTGGCCATATTCCTCTTGATCGCCGGCGTGATGGCCTATGGGTCGATCGTCCAGGAAGTCTTCCCCGAAAGCAGCCTCGACACCGTCTCGGTGAGCGTCATCTATCCCGGCGCAACGCCGGAAGAAGTCGAAGAATCGATCGTCCAGAAGATCGAAGAAGCGGTCGAGAGCGTCGAAGGCGTCAAGGAAGTCTCCTCAACCGCGGCCGAAGGTGTCGGCACGGTACGGGTCGAGCTTGAGCTTGGGACAAACGTCGCCCGCGCGCTCGATGACATCAAGAGCGAGGTCGACCAGATCCAGACCTTCCCGGCGGATGCGGAAGAACCCGATGTCCGCGAACTGACAACCCGGCAAAGCGTGATGCAGATCGCGCTCTATGGCGATGTCAGCGAAAATGCGCTGAAACGTCTGGCCTATCAGCTCGAAGACCAGATCGCGGCGCTCAGCGAAGTATCCTATGTCGAAACGAGCAGCGTGCGCGACTATGAGGTCTCGATCGAAGTCCCGCAGGAAAGCCTGCGCGCCTATGGCCTGTCACTGACGGACATATCGCGTACCGTCGCCGCCAGCAGCCTCGACAGCCCGGCGGGCTCAATCGATACGGCCTCCGAAGAAGTCCGAATCCGGACCATCGGCCAGAATTATGGCCAGTCCGACTTTGAAGAGATTGTCCTCATCAGCCGGTCCGACGGGACGACCATCCGGCTCGGCGATGTAGCGCGCGTGGTCGACGCTTTTGAAGACAATGATCTGAGCGCCTTTTACAACGGCACCCCGGTCGCCTTTGTCGAAGTATTCCGGACCAGCGACGAGCGTGTTCTCGATATTGCCCGCCAAGTCGAAACCTATCTGGCGGAAGAGTTCGCGCCCACCCTCCCGGAAAACATCTCCTATGCGATCTGGGACGATGATTCCGAGATCTTTGAGGATCGGCTGAGCTTGCTCCTTAAAAATGCCGGGATTGGCCTCGTACTGGTCCTTGCCGCGCTAACCTTGTTCCTCAATATTCGTCTCGCCATGTGGGTCGCCTTTGGCATCAGCGTTACCTTTGTCGGCGCGATAGCTGTCCTCGATCTCGTTGGCTCCAGCATCAACATGTTCTCGCTGTTCGGCTTCATCCTCGCGCTCGGGCTGGTGGTCGATGACGCCATTGTGGTGGGGGAGAATATCTATGCCGAGCGCGAGCGCGGACGGCGGGGCCTGTCTGCTTCAATACTCGGAGCGCGCCGCGTAACGGTGCCGGTGATCTTCGCAGTTTTGACAACCATCGCCGCCTTCTCGCCGCTCTTCGCGATCGGCGGCGTATTCGGCAAAATCCTGTTCGATGTGCCACTGGTTATCGTGACCGTCCTCGCCCTGTCGTTGGTCGAGTGTTTACTCGTTCTGCCCAATCATCTCAGCCATTTGCCGCCGCCCGATCATGTGTCGAAATCGCGCGTCACGCTGTTCTTCGATCGGCTGCAAAAGGGCGTTGATGTGCGTTTCCAGCAGTTTGTGGATGGACCGCTCGACAAGGCGCTCAATTTCGCCGTCAATGCACCGAGCATCATTCTTGCTGGCGGCATCGCGCTGATCATCCTGTTCATGGCGCTCGTGCCAGCCGGCATATTGAAGGTGCAGTTTTTTCCTGATGTTGAGGGCGATATTGTCCGGGCAACATTGGAAATGCCCGCCGGGACGCCCGCTGAGCGCACGGCCGAAATCGCGCTGTTCATCGAAGATCGCGGGCGGGAGGCGATGGCCGAACTGCAAGGGTCCCAGCCCGAAGATTCACCGCAGCTCACTCAAGGAATCTATCGGACAATCGGGCAGACTTCGACTCGCGGCGGCCCGGAAGGTGGCTCCACCAACAGCGGCGCAAATCGCGCAGGTGTGCAGTTTTCTTTGCTTCCGGGCGATGAACGCAATGTATCAGCTGCAACGTTCGAAGAGATGTGGCGCGATGCGGTCGGCCCAATACCCGAAGCGCGATCACTGGTTTTTGCCTCCGACCTGTTTTCTGCCGGAGCGCCCGTCAGCGTCGAACTTTCTCACCCCGATGCGATCACATTAACGCGCATATCGGAAGATCTGATGCGTGAGCTGAGTCGCTTCCAGGGCGTGTTTGATATTGAGACCGATCAGGATGCCGGGCTCCAGGAAATCCAGCTGCGGCTGAAACCGGCCGCCAGGACATTGGGCGTAACGCTTCAAGATGTCGCCGGTCAGGTCCGTGCCGCATTTTTCGGCGATGAAGCGGTGCGCGTGCAGCGCGGGCGGGAAGATGTACGCGTCTATATCCGCCTCCCCGAAGAGGAACGAAACTCGATCGTCGATGTCGAGCGCTTCCGGGTCCGGGTGCCCGGCGGAGAAGTGGCGCTCAGCGAAATTGCCGATGTAACCTTCGGGGAATCGCCCTCGGTCATCTCGCGCCTCGATGGACGCCGTGTCGTCACCGTGAGCGCCAATGTAGACACATCTGTCGTTACGGGTCAGGAAATCAGCCAGCAGCTTGAACGGGAAACATTGCCGAACCTGCGGCGCGATCATCCGCAGCTCCTCTATGATTTCGGTGGAGAGCAGGCAGAGCAGGCTGACAGTTTCGGCGATCTCGGCATGGCTTTCCTGATCGCCGTGTTGATGATCTACATCCTGCTTGCTGTGCCGTTCAAATCCTATGTCCAGCCGCTGATCATCATTGCCGCGATCCCCTTTGGAATAATCGGTGCGATAATCGGCCATTTGGTTCTCGGCCTGTCGCTCGGTATTTTGAGCATGTTCGGAATAATCGGACTCTCTGGCGTGATCGTGAACGGATCGCTGATCCTGATCGACTTTATCAACGAAAGGCTCGACGAAGGGGACGAGATCAAGACCGCGATCATAACGGCGGCCAAGGCACGTTTCCGCCCGATTGCCCTTACCTCCGTCACAACCTTTTTGGGCGTTGCGCCGATAACGTTCGAAACGAGCCTGCAAGCCCAATTCCTGATCCCGATGTCGGCAAGCCTCGGCTTCGGTGTTCTGTTCGGAACGGTGCTGCTGATGTTGCTGATCCCGGCCCTGGCGATGCTGCAATATCGTGCCAGCGCACGAATCCGGCGAATGCTTGGCCGCTCAGAGGAGCCGCAACCTGCCACAGGCTAG
- a CDS encoding efflux transporter outer membrane subunit, with amino-acid sequence MKLLPLALGLAACADFSPPEALPAPVAELPADYDGNTDAAERQSLQWWHGFNDPTLNRLVDQALIANLDIAEAAARVEEARAQARIAGADRLPTLNATAGGTYSDSPLAGTSFGAFGGGASRLTNETYNTGLNFAYELDFWGRALNDARAARADLYAAEADLRSARLGALAETISTYFEVVDLRAQIALTVATIDILQDRVDNTERRYDRGLASSFELYQLRQDYRNTQASLPQRESQLTNAEGRLSVLLGRHAGTVREEMGGQLTPQLVFEPVPTGLPAELLAQRPDVAAAGQRFEAARFRIGARRADMFPSLSLSGTLGTQGGNVSGAFDILDNWVLNLGASLTAPLFQGGRIRANIDVAEARYAQQTAAYARTVLNAYREVIAAIEDYEEQRQRYALFFSQLEEAEASANLQSERYSAGVSAFTDYLDALRTVYQVRSSLSAAGRDVALARLAVYRGIGGGWTESDYSPEVPLVETQSDGGNDD; translated from the coding sequence TTGAAGCTGTTGCCTCTCGCCTTAGGGCTGGCGGCCTGCGCGGACTTTTCTCCGCCCGAGGCGCTACCGGCACCGGTTGCAGAGCTGCCAGCCGATTATGATGGCAACACAGACGCCGCCGAGCGCCAGTCACTGCAATGGTGGCATGGTTTCAATGACCCGACACTCAACCGGCTCGTCGACCAGGCGCTGATTGCCAATCTCGATATCGCGGAAGCCGCTGCACGGGTTGAAGAAGCGCGGGCCCAGGCCCGGATCGCAGGGGCCGACAGGCTCCCCACGCTCAACGCAACGGCCGGCGGCACCTACTCCGATTCGCCGCTTGCCGGTACCAGTTTCGGGGCATTCGGAGGCGGCGCGAGCCGGCTGACCAATGAAACTTACAATACGGGATTGAATTTTGCCTATGAGCTCGATTTCTGGGGTCGGGCGCTGAATGATGCGCGCGCCGCTCGCGCTGATCTCTATGCCGCCGAGGCCGATTTGCGGTCCGCGCGGCTCGGGGCCCTTGCCGAAACCATTTCGACCTATTTCGAAGTCGTCGATCTGCGCGCCCAGATCGCGCTCACGGTTGCGACCATCGATATCCTGCAAGACCGTGTGGACAATACTGAGCGCCGCTATGATCGCGGCCTTGCCTCTTCGTTCGAACTGTATCAGCTGCGCCAGGATTATCGGAATACACAGGCTTCGCTTCCCCAGCGCGAGAGCCAGCTGACCAATGCCGAGGGCCGTTTGTCGGTTTTGCTCGGCCGCCATGCCGGCACGGTGCGCGAAGAAATGGGCGGTCAGCTCACCCCGCAACTGGTATTCGAACCGGTCCCGACGGGCCTCCCGGCGGAGCTTCTCGCACAGCGTCCGGATGTGGCCGCGGCCGGACAGCGATTTGAAGCCGCGCGCTTTCGCATCGGCGCGCGCCGCGCGGACATGTTCCCCTCGCTGTCACTGTCAGGAACCCTGGGCACCCAAGGCGGCAATGTATCGGGCGCATTCGACATTCTCGACAATTGGGTGCTCAATCTCGGCGCCAGCCTGACAGCGCCGCTGTTTCAGGGCGGCAGGATCCGCGCCAATATCGATGTGGCCGAAGCGCGTTATGCCCAGCAAACCGCCGCCTATGCACGCACGGTATTGAACGCCTATCGCGAGGTCATTGCGGCGATCGAGGATTATGAGGAGCAACGCCAGCGCTATGCGCTCTTCTTCTCACAGCTCGAAGAGGCTGAAGCATCGGCGAACCTCCAATCGGAGCGCTATTCGGCCGGCGTCTCGGCCTTTACCGACTATCTCGATGCATTGCGCACGGTGTACCAGGTGCGCTCCTCGCTATCGGCCGCAGGACGCGACGTCGCCCTGGCGCGGCTCGCCGTCTATCGCGGCATTGGCGGTGGCTGGACCGAAAGCGACTATAGTCCCGAGGTTCCGCTGGTCGAAACGCAATCCGATGGGGGCAATGATGATTAA
- a CDS encoding efflux RND transporter periplasmic adaptor subunit, with protein MTRNRLIALAIIGGALALAALLIVLRSSPDERPPDQSAPLVQTVAAEIRSGRLNVAGSGTVRAREELVLAAEVPGKLVYVSPNLIEGRAVRRGEVLFRIDPTDFRNQVATARADVAQQGVAVLEAEEEADLARREYDRFREREARRAANPFAGVDADDFAAQFVPPSQLRAEGAPPAAAPDADEEPASLTLRLPQLQAAQAALQRAQAQLGDAQLALGRTVVRAPFSGLVRSENAAQGSYVSPGQSLAEIVASGTFDVVVPLTQREAALIPNLWQSGGERIEASVYSEYGGQRYRWQAYVDRADPVLNPETRTIDVFLRVPNPMQRGRLAAEQRDGEDGVSDAGAATGPPLLVGSFVQVDIDGLALSRYAAIPIAALRAGNQVWLAREGRLRIVSVDVIQRTDTQVFVRAEPLGSDPQIVVGDIGVATDGMSIRTADDVTADEEDSEAAAAE; from the coding sequence GTGACCCGGAATCGCCTGATCGCACTGGCAATCATTGGCGGGGCACTGGCCCTGGCCGCCCTGCTGATCGTCCTGCGCAGCTCGCCAGACGAACGCCCGCCTGACCAAAGCGCACCACTGGTGCAGACTGTCGCCGCAGAGATCCGCTCCGGCCGGTTGAATGTGGCTGGATCGGGTACGGTTCGGGCGCGCGAAGAGCTGGTGTTGGCGGCCGAGGTCCCCGGCAAGCTTGTCTATGTCAGTCCGAACCTCATTGAAGGCCGCGCGGTGCGGCGCGGTGAGGTGCTCTTCCGGATCGATCCTACAGATTTTCGCAACCAAGTGGCGACGGCTCGCGCCGATGTGGCCCAACAGGGTGTCGCCGTGCTCGAAGCCGAAGAGGAAGCCGATCTCGCTCGGCGCGAATATGATCGGTTCCGCGAACGCGAAGCGCGGCGGGCTGCCAATCCCTTTGCCGGTGTCGATGCCGATGATTTTGCCGCACAATTTGTACCGCCCAGCCAGTTGCGCGCGGAAGGCGCGCCACCCGCAGCCGCCCCGGATGCCGATGAAGAACCGGCCAGCCTGACCTTGCGCCTGCCCCAGCTTCAAGCCGCCCAGGCAGCTTTGCAGCGCGCCCAGGCGCAGCTCGGTGACGCGCAGCTGGCGCTTGGCAGAACCGTGGTCCGGGCGCCTTTCTCGGGCCTTGTCCGATCGGAGAATGCCGCGCAGGGCAGCTATGTCTCGCCCGGCCAATCGCTTGCGGAGATAGTCGCGTCCGGCACATTCGATGTCGTCGTTCCGCTGACCCAGAGAGAAGCGGCGCTGATCCCCAATCTCTGGCAATCGGGTGGTGAGCGGATCGAGGCATCCGTCTATTCCGAATATGGCGGCCAACGCTATCGCTGGCAGGCCTATGTCGATCGCGCGGATCCTGTGCTCAATCCGGAAACCCGGACGATCGATGTCTTCCTGCGGGTTCCGAACCCCATGCAGCGCGGTCGGCTTGCCGCCGAACAGCGCGATGGAGAAGATGGCGTATCAGATGCAGGCGCGGCAACCGGACCGCCCTTGCTCGTCGGCAGCTTTGTCCAGGTCGATATCGATGGCCTGGCGCTGTCCCGATACGCTGCAATCCCGATCGCCGCGCTGCGCGCCGGAAACCAGGTGTGGCTGGCGCGGGAGGGGCGGCTGCGCATCGTGTCGGTTGATGTGATCCAGCGAACCGATACGCAAGTGTTTGTGCGTGCTGAACCGCTTGGCTCGGACCCGCAAATCGTTGTGGGTGACATCGGTGTAGCGACCGACGGGATGAGCATCCGGACCGCTGACGACGTCACTGCGGACGAAGAAGACAGCGAGGCCGCAGCCGCCGAATGA